From the Manihot esculenta cultivar AM560-2 chromosome 3, M.esculenta_v8, whole genome shotgun sequence genome, one window contains:
- the LOC110610960 gene encoding multiprotein-bridging factor 1c, with product MPSRSSGVISQDWEPVVLRKSKPKAQDLRDRKAVNQAFRSGVPVQTIKKFDACSNKKAAPVVNARKLEEETEPAALEKVSAEVRQAIQKARLEKKMSQSELAKLINEQPKVVQEYENGKAVPNQAVLAKMEKVLGVKLRGKIGR from the coding sequence ATGCCTAGCAGATCATCAGGAGTGATCAGCCAGGACTGGGAGCCCGTGGTGCTGCGCAAGTCAAAACCCAAGGCCCAAGACCTGCGCGATCGCAAGGCGGTGAACCAAGCCTTCCGCTCAGGTGTGCCGGTCCAGACTATCAAGAAGTTCGACGCTTGCTCCAACAAAAAAGCAGCCCCTGTGGTGAACGCGAGGAAGTTGGAAGAGGAGACAGAGCCAGCGGCGTTGGAAAAGGTTTCGGCGGAGGTAAGGCAAGCGATTCAAAAGGCGCGGCTGGAGAAGAAGATGAGCCAATCGGAGCTTGCTAAGTTGATCAACGAGCAGCCAAAGGTGGTCCAGGAGTATGAGAATGGCAAGGCGGTTCCTAACCAGGCCGTTTTGGCGAAGATGGAGAAAGTGCTCGGCGTCAAGCTCAGGGGAAAGATCGGGAGGTAA